A genomic stretch from Bosea sp. F3-2 includes:
- a CDS encoding FAD-binding oxidoreductase yields the protein MVEPAGVLAPDFTTNPYWWDAAPPETAREPLPETTDVLVVGSGYCGLSAAAELARNGVDVTVVDAAELGAGASTRSGGMVSSGQKLVIGGAIKGVDAARMERLLEDSLSSYDHLKALIRQHGLDADLGIFGRYFGAHVPRHYDRLCRQGELLAKHTGVTVHEIPKSRQHEVTKTDFYHGGIVIDDYGGLHPGKYHRALRRLAAANGATLRSHAPVLKVKNRPDGFHDVETGRGVIRARHVFFGTNGYSDKASGFLHNRIVGVLSYQIATEPLPPELMAEINPGRRMITDSKRELIYSRPSPDGTRILFGSRPGMFSIPEREAAPKLHAMMLKVWPQLAGYKVTHCWSGKVGMTADKIAHMGKRDGIDFAVGCNGNGVALMTYLGHQSALKLLGQQNRRSAFDDPAFPEIPVPLYDGRPWFLPIVSGWYHLQDAIDRRLARL from the coding sequence ATGGTTGAGCCGGCCGGCGTTCTGGCGCCCGATTTCACGACGAACCCCTATTGGTGGGACGCCGCCCCTCCTGAGACTGCGCGTGAGCCTCTGCCGGAAACCACCGACGTGCTCGTCGTCGGCTCCGGTTATTGCGGGCTTTCAGCGGCGGCCGAGCTCGCTCGCAATGGCGTCGACGTCACCGTCGTCGACGCCGCGGAATTGGGCGCCGGCGCCTCGACGCGCTCGGGTGGCATGGTGTCGAGCGGTCAGAAGCTGGTGATCGGCGGCGCGATCAAGGGCGTCGACGCCGCGCGGATGGAACGCCTGCTGGAAGACTCACTGTCTTCTTACGACCACCTCAAGGCATTGATCCGTCAGCACGGCCTTGATGCCGATCTCGGCATCTTCGGCCGCTATTTCGGGGCGCATGTGCCGCGTCACTACGACCGGCTATGCCGCCAGGGCGAGCTGCTGGCGAAGCACACCGGCGTAACCGTTCACGAGATCCCGAAATCGCGCCAGCACGAGGTCACCAAGACCGATTTCTATCACGGCGGCATCGTCATCGACGACTATGGCGGCCTTCACCCTGGCAAATATCATCGGGCGCTGCGTCGCCTCGCCGCCGCGAATGGTGCGACGCTGCGCTCGCACGCGCCCGTCCTGAAGGTGAAGAATCGCCCGGACGGCTTCCACGACGTCGAAACCGGCCGCGGCGTCATCCGCGCGCGGCATGTCTTCTTCGGCACCAACGGCTACAGCGACAAGGCAAGCGGCTTCCTGCACAACCGTATCGTCGGCGTCCTGAGCTATCAGATCGCGACCGAACCGCTCCCGCCGGAGCTGATGGCCGAGATCAATCCCGGCCGCCGCATGATCACGGATTCCAAGCGCGAGCTGATCTATTCGCGCCCGTCGCCGGATGGCACGCGCATCCTCTTCGGCAGCCGGCCCGGCATGTTCTCCATCCCGGAGCGCGAGGCAGCTCCGAAGCTCCACGCGATGATGCTGAAGGTCTGGCCGCAACTCGCCGGTTACAAGGTCACGCATTGCTGGAGTGGCAAGGTCGGGATGACGGCCGACAAGATCGCGCATATGGGCAAGCGCGACGGCATCGACTTCGCTGTGGGCTGCAACGGCAACGGCGTGGCGCTGATGACCTATCTCGGCCACCAATCCGCGCTGAAGCTGCTCGGTCAGCAGAATCGCAGGAGCGCCTTCGACGATCCGGCATTTCCCGAGATCCCGGTCCCGCTTTACGACGGACGCCCCTGGTTCCTGCCGATCGTGAGCGGCTGGTATCATCTCCAGGACGCGATCGACCGTCGTCTGGCACGCTTGTGA
- a CDS encoding amino acid ABC transporter ATP-binding protein yields the protein MSASPLISLRGIGKSFGAHRALHGVDLDVEVGSVVVLIGPSGSGKSTLIRCINGLVRPDEGTLKVAGRPVDIHHEAAWQRMRTEVGMVFQDYSLFPHLTVLRNMTLTPERRRGVPRAKAEEEARALLARVGLAHKADDYPAALSGGQQQRVAIVRALAMRPKAILFDEPTSALDPETIGSVLDVMKDLAREGTTMVVVTHEMGFAREVADRIVFMAEGRIVEEGAPERLFGAPQHERTRGFLSSIRSFGEAAHG from the coding sequence ATGAGCGCTTCGCCACTGATCAGCCTGCGCGGGATCGGCAAGAGCTTCGGCGCACACCGTGCCCTGCATGGCGTCGATCTCGATGTGGAGGTCGGCTCCGTGGTGGTGCTGATCGGCCCGAGCGGCTCGGGCAAGAGCACGCTGATCCGCTGCATCAACGGTCTCGTCCGCCCGGACGAAGGCACCCTCAAGGTTGCCGGGCGGCCCGTCGACATCCACCACGAGGCCGCCTGGCAGCGCATGCGGACCGAGGTGGGCATGGTCTTCCAAGACTATTCGCTATTCCCGCACCTGACGGTGCTGCGCAACATGACGTTGACGCCCGAGCGCCGCCGCGGTGTGCCGCGAGCCAAGGCGGAGGAGGAAGCACGCGCCCTGTTGGCGCGTGTCGGCCTCGCGCACAAGGCCGACGATTATCCTGCCGCACTGTCCGGCGGCCAGCAGCAGCGGGTCGCCATCGTGCGCGCGCTTGCCATGCGGCCGAAGGCGATTCTCTTCGACGAGCCGACCTCGGCTCTCGATCCCGAGACCATTGGCAGTGTCCTCGACGTGATGAAGGATTTGGCGCGCGAGGGGACGACCATGGTCGTCGTCACGCACGAAATGGGCTTCGCCCGCGAGGTTGCCGATCGCATCGTTTTCATGGCCGAGGGCCGCATCGTGGAGGAGGGCGCGCCGGAAAGGCTGTTCGGGGCCCCGCAGCACGAGCGGACCCGCGGCTTCCTGTCCTCCATCAGATCTTTCGGAGAGGCCGCACATGGTTGA
- the argH gene encoding argininosuccinate lyase, with translation MESKVSRRLTEKVAEEVCEHIYAPRLARDFRTVFSHMSDLNQAHVLMLARRGLISPQAAKALAAGLLQMEQEGPEVVELDPEREDSYFNYEAHLIKLIGTEAGGRMHIARSRNDLTAALDRLRARDLLLDASQALLSVEEHALDGAFRFRDVVMPGYTHLQPAQPVTYGFYLAGVAQSLERDHGRLADAWSRTNISPLGAGALAGTTFAIDRDAVARSLGFEGLVENTLDAVATRDFGLEILSGLSQIALGWSRVAQDYHVMVSHEFQTIEFPDRVTGTSSIMPQKKNPVVLEHLKGKAGHLVGLYVASATAVKGTHFTNTIDGNREAMRGVWEAGEEVLRCLALFDLVIATARPNAPLMKRRVTEDFASATDLADLMVREADLSFREAHHVVGGVVRAAMDTGLAADGITTEMVDAAALEQLGRPLKLSAEAVRRCLNPAVGAAGRNLPGGPAPEAVARAVESAQARLETRRATLAAKRGRLQAAREVLKRDMRELAA, from the coding sequence ATGGAATCGAAAGTCAGCCGCCGCCTGACCGAAAAGGTCGCCGAGGAGGTCTGCGAGCACATCTACGCGCCGCGCCTCGCGCGGGATTTCCGCACCGTCTTCAGCCATATGAGCGATCTCAACCAGGCGCATGTGCTGATGCTGGCGCGCCGCGGTCTCATCTCGCCCCAGGCCGCCAAGGCACTCGCAGCCGGCCTGCTGCAGATGGAGCAGGAGGGGCCGGAGGTCGTCGAGCTCGATCCCGAGCGCGAGGATTCGTACTTCAACTACGAGGCCCACCTCATCAAGCTGATCGGCACCGAGGCGGGCGGGCGCATGCACATCGCCCGCAGCCGCAACGATCTCACCGCGGCGCTCGATCGGCTACGCGCCCGCGACCTGCTGCTCGACGCCAGCCAGGCGCTGCTGTCGGTCGAGGAACATGCTCTCGATGGGGCCTTCCGCTTCCGCGACGTGGTGATGCCGGGCTACACGCATCTGCAGCCGGCCCAACCGGTCACATACGGCTTCTATCTCGCCGGTGTCGCCCAGTCGCTGGAGCGCGACCACGGTCGCCTGGCCGATGCCTGGTCGCGCACCAATATCAGCCCGCTCGGTGCGGGTGCGCTTGCCGGTACGACCTTCGCCATCGACCGCGACGCGGTCGCCCGTTCGCTCGGCTTCGAGGGACTGGTGGAGAACACGCTCGACGCGGTGGCGACGCGCGATTTCGGCCTGGAGATACTCTCGGGCCTCTCGCAGATCGCCCTCGGCTGGAGCCGCGTCGCGCAGGACTATCACGTCATGGTCTCGCACGAATTCCAGACGATCGAATTCCCTGACCGTGTCACCGGGACCTCCAGCATCATGCCGCAGAAGAAGAACCCGGTGGTGCTCGAGCACCTCAAGGGCAAGGCCGGCCATCTTGTCGGCCTCTACGTCGCTTCCGCCACGGCGGTGAAGGGCACCCATTTCACCAACACCATCGACGGCAATCGCGAGGCCATGCGCGGCGTCTGGGAGGCCGGCGAAGAGGTCTTGCGCTGCCTGGCGCTCTTCGACCTCGTCATCGCGACCGCCCGGCCGAACGCCCCGCTCATGAAGCGTCGCGTCACTGAGGATTTCGCCTCTGCCACCGATCTGGCCGATCTGATGGTGCGGGAGGCCGACCTATCCTTCCGCGAGGCCCACCACGTCGTGGGCGGCGTCGTGCGCGCGGCGATGGATACCGGGCTTGCGGCCGACGGCATCACGACGGAGATGGTCGATGCGGCGGCCCTCGAACAGCTCGGTCGTCCGTTGAAGCTGTCGGCCGAAGCGGTTCGCCGCTGCCTGAACCCGGCGGTCGGTGCCGCCGGCCGCAATCTGCCGGGCGGGCCGGCCCCGGAGGCGGTGGCGCGCGCCGTCGAGAGTGCGCAGGCCCGTCTCGAAACCCGCCGGGCAACGCTGGCAGCGAAGCGCGGTCGCCTGCAGGCCGCGCGCGAGGTCCTGAAGCGCGACATGCGGGAGCTCGCAGCATGA
- a CDS encoding amino acid ABC transporter permease, which produces MELLVRNLPFIMQGLAMTLGLALATLFFATIISFVLGTLATLRFDWLRVAVKVYVELFRDIPLVVNIFFVFFVAPLFGLELSPFAAVTVGLSLWGSANGVEIVRGGFNAVPRHQWQSAAALGLKTWEVYVFITGPQALRAILPPFVGLLTLLVQATSLGALVGVNEFFKVGQIIVERTTMMEGWNPAFIVYAAVLLTYFVICSALTWFGRWLEKRLKRDHRQPAPGAAPAPEPAPQLP; this is translated from the coding sequence ATGGAACTCCTGGTCCGCAATCTTCCCTTCATCATGCAGGGCCTGGCGATGACGCTGGGGCTGGCGCTGGCGACACTGTTCTTCGCGACGATCATCTCCTTCGTGCTTGGCACGCTGGCCACCTTGCGCTTCGACTGGCTGCGCGTCGCGGTGAAGGTCTATGTCGAACTCTTCCGCGACATCCCGCTCGTCGTGAACATCTTCTTCGTCTTTTTCGTCGCTCCGCTTTTCGGGCTCGAACTCTCGCCGTTTGCGGCCGTGACGGTCGGCCTCTCGCTCTGGGGCAGCGCCAACGGCGTCGAGATCGTCCGCGGCGGCTTCAACGCGGTGCCCAGGCACCAGTGGCAGAGCGCGGCCGCGCTCGGGCTGAAGACCTGGGAGGTCTACGTCTTCATCACCGGGCCGCAGGCCCTGCGCGCCATCCTGCCGCCCTTCGTCGGCCTGCTGACGCTCCTCGTGCAGGCGACGTCGCTGGGCGCGCTGGTCGGCGTCAACGAGTTCTTCAAGGTCGGACAGATCATCGTCGAACGCACCACGATGATGGAAGGCTGGAACCCCGCCTTCATCGTCTACGCCGCGGTGCTTCTCACCTATTTCGTTATCTGCTCGGCCCTGACCTGGTTCGGCCGCTGGCTCGAAAAGCGCCTGAAGCGCGACCACCGCCAGCCTGCGCCCGGAGCCGCTCCCGCGCCCGAGCCCGCCCCTCAGCTTCCCTGA
- a CDS encoding amino acid ABC transporter permease, whose translation MEFDVAYIEGQWPALMRGLWMTVQVSALSIVLSIVLGLLGAAARVLQIPVLGKLVAGYVEFIRNTPLLAQLFFIFYGLPGLGLRLSLFWSGVLCLTIWAGAYQIENIRGGLETVGKGLREAAFSLGLSPWRFFRLVAAPMAIRVGLPSMLNTSISLLKNSSYLQAIGLAELTYVAIDRISMDFRTIEMFAAICVIYLALVLVLSFLASRLEYRLNAPFRH comes from the coding sequence ATGGAGTTCGACGTGGCCTATATCGAGGGGCAGTGGCCTGCGCTGATGCGCGGCCTCTGGATGACCGTGCAGGTCAGCGCACTGTCGATCGTGCTTTCCATCGTCCTCGGCCTGCTCGGCGCCGCGGCGCGTGTGCTGCAGATCCCCGTGCTCGGCAAGCTCGTCGCGGGCTATGTCGAGTTCATCCGCAACACGCCGCTGCTCGCCCAGCTCTTCTTCATCTTCTATGGGCTGCCGGGGTTGGGTTTGCGGCTCTCTCTGTTCTGGTCCGGCGTGCTGTGCCTGACGATATGGGCCGGTGCCTATCAGATCGAGAACATTCGAGGCGGGCTTGAGACCGTCGGCAAGGGGCTGCGGGAGGCCGCCTTTTCGCTCGGTCTGTCGCCCTGGCGCTTCTTTCGACTGGTGGCCGCCCCGATGGCGATCCGCGTCGGCTTGCCATCGATGCTCAATACCTCGATCTCGCTCCTGAAAAACTCCTCTTATCTGCAGGCGATCGGCCTCGCGGAGCTCACCTATGTCGCCATCGACCGGATCTCGATGGATTTCCGCACCATCGAAATGTTCGCCGCGATCTGCGTGATCTATCTCGCGCTGGTCCTTGTTCTGTCCTTCCTCGCGAGCCGCCTCGAATACCGGCTCAACGCGCCGTTCCGTCACTGA
- a CDS encoding transporter substrate-binding domain-containing protein, protein MTMLASRLAALSAVVATFYGIAAHAQSLPPLPEAIKSAGVLKAGVRCDQPPYGYKDETGKFAGVETDMAIQIAAWAFGSPDKIELTCVTAENRIPQLTGKKVDILIATLGITPERARVIDFSKPYRWGGSDMLVAKDSPIKKLDDVAGKTVIMLKGSTQAKWFEDNMAKVDNLRLNTASDALQALKQGRGDAYTHDAATLVVIAAKDPSLRLVGEPFAVSDAAVGVRKNEAGWLAYVDAALDRMKAEGLYDKWVDKWIPAEIRPFYVDAFTKPKPNAR, encoded by the coding sequence ATGACCATGCTCGCTTCGCGTCTTGCGGCGCTCTCGGCTGTTGTAGCCACCTTTTACGGTATCGCAGCGCACGCTCAGAGCCTGCCACCGCTGCCGGAGGCCATCAAATCCGCCGGCGTGCTGAAGGCCGGCGTCCGCTGCGATCAGCCGCCCTACGGATACAAGGACGAGACCGGCAAGTTCGCCGGCGTCGAAACCGACATGGCGATCCAGATCGCCGCCTGGGCCTTCGGTTCGCCCGACAAGATCGAGCTGACCTGCGTCACCGCCGAAAACCGCATTCCTCAATTGACGGGCAAGAAGGTCGACATCCTGATTGCGACACTCGGGATCACTCCCGAGCGCGCGCGGGTGATCGATTTCTCAAAGCCCTATCGCTGGGGCGGCTCGGACATGCTCGTCGCCAAGGACAGCCCGATCAAGAAGCTCGACGACGTCGCCGGCAAGACCGTGATCATGCTCAAGGGCTCGACCCAGGCGAAGTGGTTCGAGGACAACATGGCGAAGGTCGACAACCTGCGGCTCAACACCGCCTCCGACGCTCTGCAGGCGCTGAAGCAGGGCCGGGGCGACGCTTATACCCACGATGCCGCCACGCTCGTCGTCATTGCCGCGAAGGATCCGAGCCTGCGCCTCGTCGGCGAGCCCTTCGCGGTCTCCGACGCCGCCGTCGGCGTGCGCAAGAACGAGGCCGGATGGCTCGCCTATGTCGATGCCGCGCTCGACCGCATGAAGGCCGAAGGCCTCTACGACAAGTGGGTCGACAAGTGGATCCCGGCCGAGATCCGCCCCTTCTACGTCGACGCCTTCACCAAGCCGAAGCCTAACGCGCGTTGA
- a CDS encoding pyridoxal-phosphate dependent enzyme — protein MRPIIAATTRLSGMSCLRCDAVWPVCEYEAGCPRCAAGGHAANLRLTYAAGGSGIALPYPGALSLGEGGTQLIELPGLAAELGLGRLSAKLEWCNPTGSHKDRMSAQLLARALERGVETVVAASSGNGGLSIAAYARRAGLAAEIAVTDALPQSYRKAIASHGATLKSFSDSMGRWTYLSQRVGEGAFAATNYRVPAIGTNPFGIEGYKTLAAELAEPDPPDLVVVPCSRGDLLSGMRLGFEELGNGLPVLVAAEPFPRLARVLAGADYRETFEGQTVQASIAGSTVTWQAVEALRASAGRAVPVCDEAARAAQRRLAACGLHAELSAASALAALADLARQRNLAERHAVLVLTGSGMRNPGETDLAAAPGNKDAAQAVRTRSAQTDSLPSRTDPSVQQRENG, from the coding sequence GTGCGCCCCATCATCGCAGCGACGACCCGGCTCTCCGGCATGAGCTGCCTGCGCTGCGACGCGGTTTGGCCCGTCTGCGAATATGAAGCGGGCTGCCCACGCTGCGCTGCCGGCGGGCACGCTGCCAATCTGCGGCTGACCTATGCGGCGGGCGGGAGCGGTATCGCGCTGCCTTATCCCGGCGCCCTGTCGCTGGGAGAGGGCGGAACGCAGCTGATCGAATTGCCGGGCCTTGCTGCCGAACTGGGGCTTGGCCGCCTGTCGGCCAAGCTCGAATGGTGCAATCCGACGGGCTCGCACAAGGACCGGATGAGCGCGCAGCTGCTGGCGCGAGCGCTGGAGCGCGGAGTCGAGACCGTCGTGGCCGCATCGAGCGGCAATGGCGGTCTCTCCATTGCCGCTTATGCGCGGCGGGCCGGCCTTGCGGCAGAGATCGCGGTCACCGATGCGTTGCCGCAGTCCTACCGCAAGGCGATCGCGTCGCATGGCGCGACGCTTAAAAGCTTCTCCGACAGCATGGGGCGGTGGACATACCTGTCGCAGCGCGTCGGCGAAGGCGCCTTCGCCGCGACGAACTACCGGGTCCCCGCCATCGGCACCAATCCGTTCGGTATCGAGGGCTACAAGACGCTGGCTGCCGAGCTGGCGGAGCCGGACCCGCCCGACCTCGTGGTCGTGCCATGCTCGCGTGGGGATCTGCTTTCCGGCATGCGGCTCGGGTTCGAGGAACTTGGCAACGGCCTGCCGGTGCTGGTCGCGGCCGAGCCGTTCCCGCGCCTCGCACGGGTGCTCGCCGGCGCCGACTACCGTGAGACCTTCGAAGGCCAGACCGTTCAGGCCTCGATCGCTGGCAGCACGGTGACATGGCAGGCCGTCGAAGCTCTGCGCGCCAGCGCCGGACGGGCCGTTCCCGTCTGCGACGAAGCGGCCCGCGCCGCGCAACGGCGACTGGCGGCCTGCGGGCTGCATGCCGAATTGTCGGCGGCCTCTGCCTTGGCGGCGCTCGCCGATCTGGCTCGCCAGCGCAACCTCGCCGAGCGCCACGCGGTGCTCGTGCTTACCGGCTCGGGGATGCGCAACCCCGGAGAAACGGACCTGGCCGCAGCGCCCGGGAACAAGGATGCCGCACAAGCGGTACGCACAAGGTCGGCGCAGACCGACAGCTTGCCATCGAGAACCGATCCATCGGTCCAACAGAGGGAAAACGGATGA
- a CDS encoding LysR substrate-binding domain-containing protein: protein MPESRVVAAMMGRTDIAKSIVSAAHLVKSQFFDLLFTSDMRRRMNLRQVDAFRTIMLRGSMTAAAQELHTSQPSISRLIAELEAEIDLKLFDRKAGRLRPTQEGLAFYREVERSFTGLENLSYAARDIRAFGTGRLRIAAMPVMALGFIPRCIRRFKEQFPKAIVSLQMGNDGTVTRWMSSSYCDIGFIANVIDIPLVEHRPLYAIPGVCALPPGHRLAEQDVVTAKDLDGEPFISLSLEDGARIRVDRVFEDAGVRRQLTVETPFSAAICALVEQGIGVGIVNPIAADDYRRSGISFRPFEPQVMFHGHAMFPSHHREDPLVDGFLAIVRDDLAVYNAKALHGSIPASKSS, encoded by the coding sequence ATGCCGGAGAGCCGGGTCGTCGCTGCGATGATGGGGCGCACTGACATAGCCAAAAGTATTGTCAGCGCTGCCCATCTGGTCAAATCTCAGTTTTTCGATCTGCTATTCACCAGTGATATGAGGCGCCGGATGAATCTGAGACAGGTGGATGCCTTCCGGACGATCATGCTGCGCGGTTCGATGACGGCCGCCGCGCAGGAGCTTCACACGTCGCAGCCCAGCATCAGCCGGCTGATCGCGGAGCTCGAAGCCGAGATCGATTTGAAGCTGTTCGATCGCAAAGCCGGACGATTGCGTCCGACGCAGGAAGGGCTGGCCTTCTATCGAGAGGTCGAGCGCAGCTTCACCGGGCTCGAAAATCTCTCTTATGCGGCACGTGACATCCGCGCTTTCGGCACCGGGCGGCTTCGCATCGCGGCGATGCCAGTGATGGCGCTCGGCTTCATTCCGCGCTGCATTCGCCGGTTCAAGGAGCAATTTCCCAAGGCGATCGTCTCGCTGCAGATGGGCAATGACGGCACTGTGACGCGCTGGATGTCGTCATCCTATTGCGACATCGGCTTCATCGCGAACGTGATCGACATTCCGCTTGTCGAACATCGGCCGCTCTATGCGATCCCGGGCGTCTGTGCTCTTCCGCCCGGCCATCGGCTCGCCGAGCAAGATGTCGTCACGGCAAAAGACCTGGACGGCGAGCCCTTCATCTCGCTGTCGCTGGAGGACGGCGCACGCATCCGCGTCGATCGGGTCTTCGAAGATGCTGGCGTACGCCGCCAACTCACGGTGGAAACCCCGTTCAGTGCGGCGATCTGCGCGCTCGTCGAGCAGGGCATCGGTGTCGGCATCGTGAATCCGATCGCCGCCGACGACTACCGTCGCAGTGGCATTTCGTTCCGGCCGTTCGAACCGCAAGTCATGTTCCACGGCCACGCGATGTTCCCAAGTCACCACCGGGAAGATCCGCTCGTCGATGGTTTCCTTGCCATCGTTCGCGACGACCTCGCCGTATACAATGCGAAGGCATTGCACGGCTCGATCCCGGCATCGAAATCAAGCTGA
- a CDS encoding SDR family oxidoreductase — MSDIMGTAVVTGASGGIGAVYADRLAKRGYDLVLVARSSDKLASVAERISARTGRQVDVMPADLADPSDLARVEAFLRETPDVTLLVNNAGLGGVLTLLDSDVDEMTSLISLNVTALTRLTYAIVPQFVARGAGTIINIASIVAINPETLNGVYGGSKAFVLAFSQSLRHELAGTGVTVQVVLPGATATDFWAIAGRPVEHLPGAIVMSSEDLVDAALVGLDQGEFATIPPLQDGGLFDAYESARQAMIGKLSTANPAPRYRVAA; from the coding sequence ATGTCTGACATCATGGGAACGGCCGTCGTTACCGGTGCATCGGGCGGCATCGGAGCGGTCTATGCCGACCGTCTCGCCAAGCGGGGATATGACCTCGTCCTGGTCGCGCGCAGCTCTGACAAGCTTGCCTCCGTCGCCGAACGGATCAGCGCGAGGACCGGTCGGCAGGTCGACGTCATGCCCGCCGATCTCGCAGATCCGTCAGACCTCGCGCGTGTCGAGGCCTTCCTGAGGGAAACCCCGGACGTCACCTTGCTCGTCAACAATGCGGGCCTCGGCGGCGTGTTGACGCTGCTCGACTCCGACGTCGACGAGATGACCTCGCTGATCTCGCTCAACGTCACCGCGCTGACCCGCCTGACCTATGCCATCGTCCCCCAATTCGTCGCCCGTGGCGCCGGGACGATCATCAACATCGCCTCGATCGTTGCCATCAACCCGGAAACCCTGAATGGCGTCTACGGTGGCAGCAAGGCCTTCGTCCTCGCCTTCAGCCAGAGCCTGCGGCATGAACTCGCGGGCACCGGCGTCACCGTACAAGTCGTGCTTCCGGGCGCGACCGCGACCGACTTCTGGGCGATCGCCGGCCGCCCGGTCGAGCATTTGCCTGGCGCGATCGTCATGAGCAGCGAGGATCTCGTCGATGCCGCGCTCGTCGGGCTCGACCAGGGCGAATTCGCCACCATCCCTCCCCTCCAGGACGGCGGGCTCTTCGACGCCTACGAATCCGCCAGGCAGGCGATGATCGGCAAGCTCTCGACGGCCAATCCGGCGCCTCGCTACCGGGTTGCGGCCTGA